Proteins co-encoded in one Paraburkholderia terrae genomic window:
- a CDS encoding iron-containing redox enzyme family protein, whose protein sequence is MDDIFEPQAFVLAGKCLSTSPSLVIEDDENQYEFPASVDGEDAASLISALRSGVKAEEVISRYSPYEQKVFDRLKELQLVRAVKPALARSGLDVLLELEDLANDLLYRTLYTNVFWEKCASASTGADIPLNVIHGMIVENYHFLFRESYFDAPVLSYVANTGVRLSMNEFYAEEYGHDELLLKALTTLGVTREDLARTVPLPQTMALCNSLAFWAHSDPLFFFSTLGILEGKDIKQDSFLDAAYRIGVDPALLKPVKAHSDINLNGGHGSLTRKIFSRIPAIADVDVRRMRAQTHLFIELYDQFYTGIWEHYSTSPALLRTLDVDGEA, encoded by the coding sequence ATGGACGACATTTTTGAACCACAGGCGTTTGTGCTGGCGGGGAAGTGTCTCAGCACGTCGCCTTCGCTCGTCATCGAAGACGACGAGAACCAATACGAATTTCCGGCGTCCGTCGACGGTGAAGACGCGGCGTCCCTGATCAGCGCGCTGCGCTCCGGCGTCAAGGCAGAGGAGGTGATCTCCCGCTATTCGCCGTACGAACAGAAAGTGTTCGACCGTCTGAAGGAGCTGCAACTGGTGCGCGCGGTGAAACCCGCGCTGGCCCGCAGCGGCCTCGACGTGCTGCTCGAACTCGAAGATCTCGCCAACGATCTGCTGTATCGCACGCTCTATACGAACGTGTTCTGGGAAAAGTGCGCGTCCGCGAGTACGGGCGCTGACATTCCCCTCAATGTGATCCACGGGATGATCGTGGAGAACTACCATTTCCTGTTCCGCGAAAGCTATTTCGACGCGCCTGTACTGTCATATGTCGCCAATACGGGCGTGCGGCTGTCGATGAACGAGTTCTACGCGGAAGAGTACGGCCACGACGAACTGTTGCTCAAGGCGCTGACCACGCTCGGCGTCACGCGTGAGGATCTCGCGCGCACGGTGCCGCTGCCGCAAACCATGGCGCTGTGTAACTCGCTTGCTTTCTGGGCACATAGCGACCCGCTGTTTTTCTTTTCGACGCTCGGCATTCTCGAAGGCAAGGACATCAAGCAGGATTCCTTCCTCGATGCCGCGTATCGGATCGGCGTCGATCCCGCTTTGCTCAAGCCCGTGAAAGCGCACTCCGATATCAACCTGAACGGCGGACACGGCAGCCTCACGCGCAAGATCTTCTCGCGCATTCCCGCCATCGCCGATGTGGACGTGCGGCGCATGCGCGCGCAAACGCATCTGTTCATCGAACTGTACGACCAGTTCTATACGGGCATCTGGGAACACTATTCGACGTCCCCGGCGCTGTTGCGCACACTCGACGTCGACGGGGAGGCATGA
- a CDS encoding iron-containing redox enzyme family protein: MMQATTAADLFAAPRFRPGVQLIEEHNGLTLDYREQSCSVVADSQGALKAFVDSLRRGDTSIPELKRRHPELASEVDGLLEEFDRLGLLTESSFPAPRGCLSGEEFYHRLRKFAAETIEANSKSRLYQGLCDRTLPKSALIGYALEYFYIVREAPGLIAPSLAHAEPVKVQKLLQGFLASELNHDDMLRQSLQAVSIRTDNLDYLVPLPATFALCASLGVYARQHPLSFKSLLFLFEQPSVSFHVELANYCRETGIPEGFWRPIARHATINDEFDHEDISLSLLAEIEAISPEEQMTVKKHVMLAIETMVLQENQILDYYGRQSVVKPRIFA; encoded by the coding sequence ATGATGCAGGCCACGACCGCAGCAGATCTTTTCGCCGCGCCGCGCTTTCGTCCCGGCGTACAGCTGATTGAAGAGCACAACGGCCTGACGCTCGACTATCGCGAGCAATCGTGTTCCGTCGTCGCCGACAGCCAGGGCGCGCTCAAGGCGTTCGTCGATTCGCTTCGGCGCGGCGACACGTCAATCCCCGAACTGAAGCGCCGCCATCCGGAGCTTGCGTCTGAAGTCGACGGGCTGCTGGAGGAGTTCGACCGGCTCGGCCTGTTGACCGAGAGCTCGTTTCCCGCGCCGCGAGGCTGTTTGTCGGGCGAGGAGTTTTATCACCGGCTCAGAAAGTTCGCCGCCGAAACGATCGAGGCGAATTCGAAATCGCGTCTCTATCAAGGCCTCTGCGATCGCACGTTGCCGAAGAGCGCGCTGATCGGTTATGCGCTCGAATACTTCTATATCGTGCGCGAGGCGCCGGGGCTGATCGCGCCTTCGCTCGCGCACGCCGAACCCGTCAAGGTGCAAAAGCTGCTGCAAGGCTTTCTCGCCTCGGAACTGAACCACGACGACATGCTGCGGCAGTCGCTGCAGGCCGTTTCCATCCGCACCGACAATCTCGACTATCTGGTGCCGCTGCCCGCCACGTTCGCGCTTTGCGCGTCGTTGGGCGTGTATGCGCGTCAGCATCCGTTGAGCTTCAAGTCGCTGCTGTTCCTGTTCGAGCAGCCGAGCGTGAGCTTTCATGTCGAACTGGCGAACTATTGCCGCGAGACGGGCATCCCGGAAGGCTTCTGGCGTCCGATCGCCCGCCACGCGACGATCAACGACGAGTTCGATCACGAAGACATTTCGCTGAGCTTGCTTGCTGAAATCGAGGCCATCTCGCCTGAAGAGCAGATGACAGTGAAGAAGCACGTGATGCTTGCCATCGAAACCATGGTGCTGCAGGAGAACCAGATTCTCGATTACTACGGCCGTCAGTCCGTCGTCAAACCGCGCATCTTTGCCTGA
- a CDS encoding iron-containing redox enzyme family protein has translation MERWDIDRYRRPALVPCELSALDGEGLTIGVGDDAIDLSFEGVARDEVAEVVTQLMRPSSDIWIRLNEGACPAWVRTLTVQLDALSLIEETDSGIDSIRSDAQRAIALCSEVGQRLAAVVGRRLGMYEDVLSVANQMLTNDAHDRDTTPGAFPFSGKESGQLAGNFALQSLHFQLAYARQNAPELVFAWQHVLDVVFRQLRWHPAATTPNDASLEHFRSVASLDPVDLEMYLLSFAHFVEIAPLRVGRRMTSVDTDRFSEPCSGLALAARAERLLLSALDQLGSNAYASAALESHEITPLVKGLYIEQYHVTDRFVEILGPLLSRRLKRNLRARLFQYFQEEYGHEAFELATCVALGMNEAEVRASVPLPLTALYIDAYTVLSHRLPTAFFTSIMVTEGLRDQHSPVHEHIAALVESALHAGDIVAKHGETNDELNHPSLSRLFLADVPHVSAAEQRYSLEAALFMLEVNMRQLESVAFFYGDQTQLQFHGLRDGRRPLEI, from the coding sequence ATGGAACGCTGGGATATCGATCGATACAGACGGCCGGCGCTGGTGCCGTGCGAGCTGTCGGCTCTCGACGGCGAGGGCTTGACGATCGGCGTGGGTGACGATGCCATCGACCTGTCGTTCGAAGGCGTCGCGCGCGACGAGGTGGCCGAGGTCGTCACGCAACTGATGCGGCCTTCGTCTGATATCTGGATTCGGCTCAACGAAGGCGCATGTCCTGCGTGGGTTCGCACGCTGACGGTGCAACTGGACGCGCTGTCGCTGATCGAAGAGACGGATAGCGGCATCGACAGCATCAGATCGGATGCGCAGCGCGCGATTGCGTTGTGCAGCGAAGTCGGGCAGCGCCTCGCCGCTGTTGTCGGGCGTCGGCTTGGGATGTACGAGGATGTGCTCAGCGTCGCCAATCAGATGCTCACGAACGACGCACACGATCGCGACACGACGCCTGGCGCGTTCCCGTTTTCGGGCAAGGAGAGCGGCCAGTTGGCCGGCAACTTCGCGCTTCAGTCGCTCCATTTCCAGTTGGCGTATGCGCGCCAGAACGCGCCGGAACTGGTGTTCGCGTGGCAACACGTGCTCGATGTAGTGTTCCGGCAGCTACGCTGGCATCCAGCGGCAACCACTCCGAATGACGCGTCACTGGAACATTTCCGCAGCGTCGCATCGCTCGATCCCGTCGATCTGGAAATGTATCTGCTGTCGTTCGCGCATTTCGTCGAGATCGCGCCGTTGCGTGTCGGCAGGCGCATGACGTCGGTGGATACGGATCGCTTCAGCGAACCCTGCAGCGGTCTCGCGCTTGCCGCGCGTGCCGAGCGCCTGCTGCTCAGCGCGCTCGATCAATTGGGCAGCAACGCATATGCATCGGCCGCGCTTGAGAGTCATGAAATCACGCCGCTCGTGAAGGGGCTGTACATCGAGCAGTATCACGTGACCGACCGCTTCGTCGAAATACTTGGACCGCTGCTGTCGCGCCGCCTCAAACGCAATCTGCGCGCGCGGCTGTTTCAGTACTTCCAGGAAGAATACGGTCACGAAGCATTCGAACTCGCCACCTGTGTCGCGCTCGGCATGAACGAAGCCGAGGTCCGCGCATCGGTGCCGCTGCCGCTTACCGCACTCTATATCGACGCGTACACGGTGCTTTCGCATCGCCTGCCCACCGCATTCTTCACGTCGATCATGGTCACGGAAGGTTTGCGCGACCAGCACAGCCCCGTTCACGAGCACATTGCCGCGCTGGTCGAAAGCGCGCTGCACGCGGGCGATATCGTCGCGAAGCACGGCGAGACGAACGACGAACTGAATCATCCGAGCCTGTCGCGCCTGTTCCTCGCCGACGTCCCGCACGTGAGCGCGGCGGAGCAGCGCTACAGCCTCGAAGCGGCGCTCTTCATGCTCGAAGTGAACATGCGGCAACTGGAGTCGGTCGCGTTCTTTTACGGCGATCAGACGCAGCTCCAGTTTCATGGGCTTCGCGATGGCAGGAGGCCGCTTGAAATCTGA
- a CDS encoding aspartate aminotransferase family protein — MKSDDGADEGDERGVERTERFDPVNPYWERFLDEAGLDMTGARGDGCYIETADGRALLDCLAGFGTANLGHAHESLLARFADALQRTSVNVFPFECAESQLALADKLLTLSGQRFQKVFFATTGAEAVESAVKFAMTSTGRTDVVAFRDGFHGLSMFSSFMTGNPFWTEALRWKPGNVHHVDAQNFAALEDSLASRKIAAVVFEPVAGSSAAQHWTADTASRLAALCRSTGTKLIADEVYCGLGRTGTWFGIDAIGMDAKAPAAPDMLVVSKGLTGGLVPLSAVLMNDGDFDAVFGAPGKAKVQGSTFGGNRLAMQCGLIVLDLVERGRLVENAAAMGALIGERIAARFDSRVTLHGKGLALSLKLDPRLDLSMTDVWLDLIDGGVLAMPNSAAPDSLRLSPPLIFGVDEVEVLIDRLDEALQP; from the coding sequence TTGAAATCTGACGACGGTGCAGACGAAGGAGACGAACGCGGGGTTGAACGCACTGAGCGCTTCGATCCCGTCAATCCCTATTGGGAACGATTCCTCGACGAAGCGGGCCTCGACATGACGGGCGCGCGCGGCGACGGCTGCTATATCGAGACAGCCGATGGCCGCGCATTGCTCGATTGTCTCGCCGGTTTTGGCACGGCGAATCTGGGGCACGCGCATGAGTCGCTGCTCGCGCGTTTTGCCGATGCGTTGCAGCGCACGTCGGTGAATGTGTTTCCGTTCGAATGCGCCGAGTCTCAACTCGCGCTCGCCGACAAGTTGCTCACGCTCAGCGGCCAGCGCTTCCAGAAAGTGTTCTTCGCGACCACGGGCGCAGAGGCCGTCGAAAGCGCGGTGAAGTTCGCGATGACGAGCACGGGGCGCACCGACGTCGTCGCATTCCGCGACGGCTTCCACGGCCTGTCGATGTTCTCGTCGTTCATGACGGGCAATCCGTTCTGGACCGAGGCGCTGCGCTGGAAGCCGGGCAACGTCCATCACGTCGATGCGCAGAACTTCGCGGCGCTTGAAGACAGTCTCGCGAGCCGCAAGATCGCCGCCGTCGTGTTCGAGCCGGTGGCGGGGTCGTCGGCGGCGCAGCACTGGACGGCGGACACCGCGTCGCGTCTCGCGGCGCTGTGCCGCTCGACGGGAACGAAGCTGATTGCTGACGAGGTGTATTGCGGGCTGGGCCGTACGGGCACCTGGTTCGGCATCGACGCAATCGGCATGGACGCTAAGGCACCCGCGGCGCCCGACATGCTCGTCGTATCGAAAGGACTGACGGGCGGGTTGGTGCCGCTCTCAGCCGTGCTGATGAACGACGGCGATTTCGATGCCGTGTTCGGCGCGCCCGGCAAGGCGAAAGTGCAGGGCTCGACCTTCGGCGGCAACCGGCTCGCGATGCAGTGCGGGCTGATCGTGCTCGACCTCGTCGAGCGCGGACGGCTGGTCGAGAACGCGGCCGCGATGGGCGCGTTGATCGGAGAGCGCATTGCAGCGCGTTTCGATTCGCGCGTGACCTTGCACGGCAAAGGCCTCGCGCTCAGCCTCAAGCTGGACCCGCGGCTCGACCTGAGCATGACCGACGTGTGGCTTGATCTGATCGACGGCGGCGTGCTGGCGATGCCGAATTCTGCCGCGCCGGATTCGCTACGCCTGTCGCCGCCGCTGATTTTCGGCGTGGATGAAGTGGAAGTTCTGATCGACCGACTCGACGAGGCGCTACAGCCATGA
- the rarD gene encoding EamA family transporter RarD encodes MNANNQKQKEGAGYAALLVALCWWGLMPLYYWHLKEVSAPEMLAHRVFWSFVVLSAVIALKPALRQHMGDWRSFALALLPAILLSANWVVYILASVTGNALQASLGYFLNPLLSAALGIVFLNERLNGLKAAALALGLAGTFVQCYAHGGVPVFAVMLTVTFSLLGLTRKVWPTRNAIVSTWRETVVMMPFALGYFGYLTSHHALAFTSFGVDASVLMMLAGPLTVVPLALYAYAMPLVSMTESAVMQYVTPTVTFILALTVFHERLTTVDLTGYGLIWCGLALATYASVRRRPLALAVAAPGTAQGTQSVQGVQGASVAGQNVSFLTSHKKTPASAGVNRFWHSEGRPEPERRCEKSDA; translated from the coding sequence ATGAACGCGAACAATCAGAAGCAGAAGGAGGGCGCCGGCTACGCTGCGCTGCTCGTGGCGCTGTGCTGGTGGGGCCTGATGCCGCTGTATTACTGGCATCTGAAGGAAGTGAGCGCGCCGGAGATGCTCGCGCATCGCGTGTTCTGGTCGTTCGTGGTGCTGTCAGCCGTGATTGCGCTCAAGCCCGCGTTGCGGCAACACATGGGCGACTGGCGCTCGTTCGCGCTCGCGCTGTTGCCGGCGATTTTGCTGTCCGCGAACTGGGTTGTGTATATCCTGGCTTCGGTGACAGGCAACGCGTTACAGGCAAGTCTTGGATACTTCCTGAATCCGCTGCTGTCGGCTGCGCTCGGCATCGTTTTTCTGAACGAGCGGCTTAACGGTCTGAAAGCGGCGGCGCTGGCGCTCGGGCTGGCAGGCACCTTCGTCCAGTGCTACGCGCATGGCGGCGTACCCGTGTTCGCCGTGATGCTGACGGTGACGTTCTCGCTGCTCGGCCTCACGCGCAAGGTGTGGCCGACGCGGAATGCGATCGTCAGCACATGGCGCGAAACCGTCGTGATGATGCCGTTTGCGCTGGGCTATTTCGGCTATCTGACGTCGCATCATGCGCTTGCGTTCACGTCGTTCGGCGTCGACGCGTCGGTGCTGATGATGCTGGCAGGGCCGCTGACCGTCGTGCCGCTCGCGCTCTACGCGTACGCGATGCCGCTTGTTTCGATGACGGAATCGGCCGTGATGCAATACGTGACGCCGACCGTGACGTTCATCCTCGCGCTCACGGTCTTCCACGAACGGCTGACGACCGTCGATCTGACAGGTTACGGGCTGATCTGGTGCGGTCTCGCGCTCGCGACCTATGCGTCGGTCCGGCGCCGTCCGCTTGCGCTCGCTGTCGCAGCGCCAGGAACGGCGCAAGGAACGCAAAGTGTGCAGGGCGTGCAAGGTGCGAGCGTCGCAGGACAGAACGTGTCCTTTCTTACGTCGCACAAAAAGACGCCAGCTTCCGCTGGCGTGAATAGGTTCTGGCATTCCGAGGGCCGTCCAGAACCTGAGAGACGGTGCGAAAAGTCTGACGCATAA
- a CDS encoding TerB N-terminal domain-containing protein, giving the protein MTSSPGSYDDEPLVSIDMAGSAADAYRISPAPGGARPAARSSARFVAPGESIDIHGLTVTGGFFYTGDAQRLHADSIEACVIDVRFDVARDGADPAAGLGSVALSYNGLTPEQRRTYLEWLASDRKKSDINTGYLFFYLYGLERRVLVDGAAGKVGGEEFDAIARELRRLLNLDANYGWQKHVRGLIDALSLVASRHTRMYLQPAPDGLATGYQVPLNVRVAFGQAALDQHPLPAGWALAWVKLDPMMVRRTAVARCPEEFDRVFMRQYRDRFGAGMLLPANRTKLDASPQPSFRALKNVPVPGFLVGLPDIAAVNGTRNKLQLLMHESAVALDAYSRYLGRYPEAQGTLEATLTLPPSLWPQATHDAIDALAAEVARETAVSTFGAVLARFKSGGKMTRDKAVVFTTALAEAGIAVEPDVRLGARTPKPTDAVALFAVAPSANPLPIDEAYDVATIIVDLAATVARADGDATQRETAVIEWQIDQWPHLSDAQRVRLKARNLAQLAQPTASAGLKKKLEPLAHDVKATIASFLVHTANADGVVSREEVRLLEKVYRMLGIDPQRLYTDLHQHASGAGITPAGVKPARKHGHTPMPVAVKHEFVLDATRIAALKEETARVSTMLADVFVDEAHGTVTAMHIHATEQPVAVEEQDMLAPQATAAAHDKERAPEAQTEPMPHTSAATEPLLGLDDAHSSFLRLLVTRESWTRAELADAASQLELMLDGAIEQVNEASLDRWDEPLTDGDDPVEINQEVAQRLAA; this is encoded by the coding sequence ATGACAAGTTCTCCCGGCTCATATGACGACGAGCCGTTGGTATCGATAGACATGGCGGGCTCAGCCGCCGACGCTTACCGCATCAGTCCCGCGCCCGGTGGCGCGCGGCCTGCTGCGCGCTCGTCCGCGCGCTTTGTCGCGCCCGGCGAAAGCATCGATATCCACGGCCTGACGGTCACGGGAGGCTTCTTCTACACGGGCGACGCGCAGCGCCTGCACGCGGATTCGATCGAAGCCTGCGTGATCGACGTACGCTTCGACGTCGCCCGCGACGGCGCGGACCCGGCAGCCGGGCTTGGCAGCGTCGCGCTCAGCTATAACGGGCTCACCCCGGAGCAACGCCGCACGTATCTCGAATGGCTCGCCTCCGATCGCAAGAAATCGGACATCAACACCGGCTATCTGTTTTTCTACCTGTATGGGCTGGAGCGGCGCGTGCTGGTCGACGGCGCGGCGGGCAAGGTGGGCGGCGAGGAATTCGACGCGATCGCCAGAGAACTGCGGCGTCTGCTCAATCTCGACGCGAACTACGGCTGGCAAAAGCATGTGCGCGGGCTGATCGACGCGCTGTCGCTGGTGGCGTCGCGGCACACGCGGATGTATCTGCAGCCCGCGCCCGATGGGCTCGCGACGGGCTATCAGGTGCCGCTGAACGTGCGCGTCGCGTTCGGCCAGGCGGCGCTCGACCAGCATCCGTTGCCCGCCGGCTGGGCGCTCGCATGGGTCAAGCTCGATCCGATGATGGTGCGGCGCACGGCCGTTGCGCGTTGCCCCGAGGAGTTCGACCGCGTGTTCATGCGGCAGTATCGCGACCGCTTCGGCGCCGGCATGCTGTTGCCCGCGAACCGCACGAAGCTCGACGCGTCGCCGCAGCCGTCGTTCCGCGCGTTGAAGAACGTGCCCGTGCCGGGTTTTCTCGTCGGTCTGCCCGATATCGCGGCTGTGAACGGCACGCGCAACAAGCTGCAACTGTTGATGCACGAGAGCGCCGTCGCGCTCGACGCGTACAGCCGGTATCTCGGCCGCTATCCGGAGGCGCAGGGCACGCTGGAAGCGACGCTGACGCTGCCGCCCTCCTTGTGGCCGCAGGCGACGCACGACGCGATCGACGCGCTCGCCGCCGAAGTCGCGCGCGAGACGGCCGTCAGCACGTTTGGCGCGGTGCTGGCGCGCTTCAAGTCGGGCGGCAAGATGACGCGCGACAAGGCCGTGGTATTCACGACCGCGCTTGCGGAAGCGGGCATCGCCGTCGAACCCGACGTGCGGCTGGGCGCGCGCACGCCGAAGCCGACGGACGCCGTCGCGCTGTTCGCCGTCGCGCCCAGCGCGAACCCGCTGCCCATCGACGAAGCGTACGACGTCGCGACGATCATCGTCGATCTGGCCGCGACGGTCGCACGCGCGGACGGCGACGCGACGCAGCGCGAAACGGCTGTGATCGAATGGCAGATCGACCAGTGGCCGCATCTGTCCGATGCGCAGCGTGTACGGTTGAAAGCGCGCAATCTCGCGCAACTCGCACAACCGACGGCGAGCGCCGGCTTGAAGAAGAAGCTGGAACCGCTTGCGCACGACGTGAAGGCGACGATCGCGTCGTTTCTCGTGCATACCGCGAATGCCGACGGCGTCGTGTCGCGCGAGGAAGTGCGCTTGCTGGAGAAGGTGTACCGGATGCTCGGCATCGATCCCCAGCGCCTGTACACCGACCTGCATCAGCACGCGAGCGGCGCGGGCATCACGCCAGCGGGCGTGAAACCGGCCAGGAAGCACGGCCATACGCCCATGCCTGTGGCGGTGAAGCACGAGTTCGTGCTGGACGCGACGCGTATTGCCGCGCTGAAGGAAGAGACGGCGCGCGTCTCGACGATGCTGGCCGATGTGTTCGTCGACGAAGCGCACGGGACAGTTACAGCCATGCACATCCACGCGACGGAGCAACCGGTCGCCGTCGAGGAACAGGACATGCTTGCGCCACAGGCAACGGCCGCGGCGCATGACAAAGAGCGCGCGCCTGAAGCGCAAACAGAACCAATGCCGCATACGTCTGCAGCAACCGAGCCGCTGCTCGGCCTCGACGACGCGCATTCGTCCTTTCTGCGTCTGCTCGTGACGCGCGAGTCGTGGACGCGCGCCGAACTCGCCGATGCCGCGTCGCAACTCGAACTGATGCTGGACGGCGCGATCGAACAGGTGAACGAGGCGTCGCTCGACCGTTGGGACGAGCCGCTCACGGACGGAGACGATCCCGTCGAAATCAATCAGGAAGTCGCACAAAGGTTGGCTGCATGA
- a CDS encoding ATP-binding protein, producing MTTIRPRDRDAVLQSLRAGVVPRIGQHLIQVGRAHELEALLKDIERVADGGSAFRIVVGEYGAGKTFFLNLVRAIALEKKLVTVHADLNPDRRLHASSGQARSLYAELVKNMATRTKPEGGALAGVVEKFIGQAKTEAKATGRTIDEVIRAQLSQLTEMVNGYDFADVIAAYCRGFEEGNEKLKSDAVRWLRGEFTTRTDARQALGVRTIVDDASMYDQLKLLGRFVRLAGYSGLMICLDEMVNLYKLANVQARNANYEQILRILNDSLQGTAEGLGFVLGGTPEFLLDTRRGLYSYAALQSRLAENAFATNGLVDYSGPVIRLAALTPEDFYVLLDKLRIVYAFGDASKALVPEEAIPAFMAHCATRLGEAYFRTPRTTITAFINFLAVLEQNPSADWRELIGSMDIERDTGGAADIVNDASPDSDDELASFRLN from the coding sequence ATGACAACGATCCGCCCCAGGGACCGCGACGCGGTCCTGCAATCCCTGCGCGCCGGCGTGGTGCCGCGCATCGGGCAACATCTGATCCAGGTCGGGCGCGCGCACGAACTCGAAGCGTTGCTGAAGGACATCGAGCGCGTCGCGGACGGCGGCTCGGCGTTTCGCATCGTCGTCGGCGAATATGGCGCGGGCAAGACGTTCTTCCTGAACCTCGTGCGCGCGATCGCGCTCGAAAAAAAGCTCGTCACCGTTCACGCGGACCTGAATCCGGACCGGCGCCTGCATGCGTCGAGCGGCCAGGCGCGCTCGCTGTACGCGGAACTCGTGAAGAACATGGCGACGCGCACGAAGCCCGAAGGCGGCGCGTTGGCCGGCGTGGTCGAGAAGTTCATCGGCCAGGCGAAGACGGAAGCGAAGGCGACGGGCCGCACCATCGACGAAGTGATCCGCGCGCAGTTGTCGCAATTGACGGAGATGGTCAACGGCTACGATTTCGCCGATGTGATCGCCGCTTACTGCCGCGGTTTCGAAGAAGGCAATGAGAAGCTCAAGAGCGATGCCGTGCGCTGGCTGCGCGGCGAATTCACGACGCGCACCGACGCGCGCCAGGCGCTCGGCGTGCGGACGATCGTCGACGACGCGAGCATGTACGACCAGTTGAAGCTGCTCGGGCGTTTTGTGCGGCTCGCAGGCTATAGCGGGCTGATGATCTGCCTCGATGAAATGGTGAACCTGTACAAGCTCGCCAACGTGCAGGCGCGCAACGCAAACTACGAACAGATCCTGCGCATCCTGAACGACTCGCTGCAAGGCACGGCGGAAGGGCTCGGCTTCGTGCTGGGCGGCACGCCCGAGTTTCTGCTCGACACGCGCCGCGGCCTCTATAGCTATGCCGCGCTGCAGTCGCGTCTCGCGGAAAACGCATTCGCGACCAATGGACTCGTCGACTACAGCGGCCCCGTGATTCGCCTCGCCGCGCTCACGCCGGAAGACTTCTACGTGCTACTCGACAAACTGCGCATCGTCTACGCGTTCGGCGACGCGAGCAAGGCGCTCGTGCCCGAGGAAGCGATCCCCGCGTTCATGGCGCATTGCGCGACGCGGCTTGGCGAAGCGTATTTCCGCACCCCGCGCACGACGATCACCGCGTTCATCAATTTTCTCGCGGTTCTGGAGCAAAACCCGTCGGCGGATTGGCGCGAGCTGATCGGCAGCATGGACATCGAGCGCGACACGGGCGGCGCGGCCGACATCGTCAACGACGCCTCTCCCGATAGCGACGATGAGCTGGCAAGCTTCCGGCTCAACTGA